One Setaria viridis chromosome 5, Setaria_viridis_v4.0, whole genome shotgun sequence genomic region harbors:
- the LOC117857941 gene encoding uncharacterized protein: MPALRMKRMLEDTDFANEFNTKTVKSMKISHFHVSELEQSAVLNSPDKVPQDDSDPTIQLADQDIRVMEASGLHDLHGGKSVGVFKDLTSGVVVSPNSEADSSANYDDDESLLHIVNYVDKEFADEGVDYSAQNFCAVSDHEASWGPNQCCSLLDIYSPDGDFHFLLDNPADLLPSYTGLCEEFVSIDAFMNTSSRCGSFPLIESVTEASIDNKPCSPEVDLCFSNSDVLEWLNPHLSEEDLPDLVDFAELNSNAIPATKEQGTRKVTLVLDLDETLVHSTMEQCDDADFTFPVFCDMKEHVVYVKKRPHVDMFLQKMVEMFDVVIFTASQSVYANQLLDMLDPENKLFSKRFFRESCLFTDSSYTKDLTVVGVDLAKVAIIDNTPQVFQLQVNNGIPIESWYNNPADEALPQLIPFLETLAVADDVRPIIAKKFGNIIDSC; encoded by the exons ATGCCTGCACTGAGAATGAAGAGGATGCTCGAAGATACTGATTTTGCTAACGAGTTCAACACCAAGACCGTTAAATCCATGAAAATCTCGCATTTTCATGTCAGTGAGTTAGAGCAGTCGGCTGTGCTGAACTCGCCAGATAAAGTTCCTCAAGATG ATTCGGACCCAACTATTCAGCTTGCTGACCAGGATATTAGGGTAATGGAAGCTTCGGGCTTGCATGATCTGCATGGAGGGAAATCCGTTGGTGTGTTCAAG gatttaacATCTGGAGTGGTAGTTTCACCAAATTCAGAGGCTGATTCCTCTGCTAATTATGATGATGACGAGTCTCTGTTACATATCGTAAATTATGTTGACAAAG AGTTTGCAGATGAAGGTGTAGATTATTCAGCCCAGAATTTTTGTGCTGTTAGTGATCATGAGGCAAGCTGGGGTCCAAATCAGTGTTGCAGCCTGCTGGATATTTACAGCCCAGATGGCGATTTCCATTTCTTGCTGGATAATCCAGCTGATCTTCTGCCTAGTTATACTGGACTATGTGAAGAGTTTGTATCAATTGATGCATTCATGAACACGAGCAGCAGATGTGGCTCGTTCCCACTTATTGAGAGTGTGACAGAAGCCAGTATTGATAATAAGCCATGCTCACCTGAGGTTGATTTGTGCTTTAGTAACTCAGATGTGTTGGAGTGGCTTAATCCGCACCTATCTGAGGAAGATTTACCAGATCTTGTTGATTTTGCCGAGTTGAATTCAAATGCTATTCCTGCAACAAAAGAGCAAGGGACCAGGAAGGTCACTCTTGTCCTTGATTTGGATG AAACACTTGTTCATTCAACTATGGAGCAATGTGATGATGCTGATTTCACTTTTCCTGTGTTCTGTGATATGAAAGAGCATGTGGTATATGTGAAAAAGAGACCACATGTGGACATGTTCCTCCAAAAGATGGTGGAGATGTTTGATGTAGTGATATTCACAGCCAGCCAAAGTGTTTATGCAAACCAGTTGCTGGACATGCTAGATCCAGAGAATAAACTTTTCTCCAAGCGATTTTTCCGGGAATCATGTCTATTCACAGACAGCAGCTACACAAAAGATCTGACCGTTGTTGGAGTTGACCTTGCGAAGGTTGCCATAATTGACAACACTCCACAG GTTTTCCAGCTCCAAGTGAACAATGGTATACCAATAGAGAGTTGGTATAACAACCCTGCAGACGAGGCGCTACCTCAGTTGATCCCTTTCCTGGAGACTCTTGCTGTCGCGGATGACGTCCGGCCTATCATTGCCAAGAAGTTTGGCAACATAATAGATAGTTGCTGA